Proteins from a genomic interval of Ramlibacter algicola:
- the soxC gene encoding sulfite dehydrogenase yields MQSSLTPGRVRKAPENFLDGEGIQQAVAEARQGRRDFLRGAFAAAAGVAAAAGAAAAPAPADGDPNILQLPEHSRGLGQPVATDGYGKPSKYEANVQRRTSPGLTQTRQASVSFAPLQSLFGIVTPSGLHFERHHQGWWDIDPSKHRLMVNGQVKAAKVFTMDEIMRLPSVSRFHFIECGANTGMEWGNVAVPTCQYTHGMLSCSEFTGVPLRTLLEMAGVDFRKSRFVLGEGADGSSMTRTVPMDLVESGEVLVAYGQNGEMLRPENGYPLRLVAPGVQGVSWVKYLRRIEVGDQPWNTKDETVHYVDLMPDGTHRQYTSLQECKSVVTTPSGGQVLLDKGFYSITGLAWSGRGKVKAVDVSVDGGRSWRPARLQEPVMSKCLARFSADWVWDGKPAIIQSRATDETGYVQPSYRQLRAVRGTRSIYHNNAIQSWLVEESGEVKNVQVG; encoded by the coding sequence ATGCAATCATCCTTGACTCCAGGCCGCGTGCGCAAGGCGCCCGAGAACTTCCTCGACGGCGAAGGCATCCAGCAAGCCGTCGCCGAAGCGCGCCAGGGCCGGCGTGATTTCCTGCGTGGCGCGTTCGCTGCCGCGGCCGGCGTGGCCGCAGCGGCGGGTGCCGCCGCCGCACCGGCGCCCGCCGACGGCGACCCGAACATCCTGCAGCTGCCGGAGCATTCAAGGGGGTTGGGGCAGCCCGTGGCCACCGACGGCTACGGCAAGCCGTCGAAGTACGAGGCGAACGTGCAGCGCCGCACCAGCCCCGGCCTGACGCAGACGCGCCAGGCGTCGGTGTCGTTCGCGCCGCTGCAGTCGCTGTTCGGCATCGTCACGCCCAGCGGGTTGCACTTCGAGCGGCACCACCAGGGCTGGTGGGACATCGACCCGTCGAAGCACCGCCTGATGGTCAACGGGCAGGTGAAGGCCGCGAAGGTCTTCACGATGGACGAGATCATGCGGCTGCCCTCGGTGTCGCGCTTCCACTTCATCGAGTGCGGCGCCAACACCGGCATGGAATGGGGCAACGTCGCGGTGCCCACCTGCCAGTACACGCACGGCATGCTCTCGTGCAGCGAGTTCACCGGCGTGCCGCTGCGCACGCTGCTGGAGATGGCGGGCGTGGACTTCCGCAAGTCGCGCTTCGTGCTGGGCGAGGGCGCCGACGGCTCGTCGATGACCCGCACCGTGCCGATGGACCTCGTCGAGAGCGGCGAGGTGCTGGTGGCGTACGGCCAGAACGGCGAGATGCTGCGTCCGGAGAACGGCTATCCGCTGCGGCTCGTCGCGCCGGGCGTGCAGGGCGTCAGCTGGGTCAAGTACCTGCGCCGCATCGAGGTGGGCGACCAGCCCTGGAACACGAAGGACGAGACCGTCCACTACGTCGACCTCATGCCCGACGGCACGCACCGCCAGTACACCAGCCTGCAGGAGTGCAAGAGCGTGGTCACCACGCCCTCGGGCGGGCAGGTGCTGCTGGACAAGGGTTTCTATTCGATCACCGGCCTGGCCTGGTCGGGCCGCGGCAAGGTCAAGGCGGTCGACGTCTCCGTCGACGGCGGCCGCTCGTGGCGCCCTGCGCGGCTGCAGGAGCCCGTGATGAGCAAGTGCCTCGCGCGCTTCTCCGCCGACTGGGTGTGGGACGGCAAGCCGGCCATCATCCAGAGCCGCGCGACCGACGAGACGGGCTACGTGCAGCCTTCGTATCGGCAACTGCGCGCGGTGCGCGGCACGCGTTCGATCTACCACAACAACGCGATCCAGTCGTGGCTGGTCGAGGAGAGCGGCGAGGTGAAGAATGTCCAGGTGGGCTGA
- a CDS encoding heme-binding protein, with protein sequence MKRLAAALLATAVGAAFAQGTYEQKAITPEAALKAAQAALASCRGAGFAVAVAVADRAGVPIVLLRDRFAGPHTADTAVNKAWTAASFRMDTLALARETQAGQPSSGIRQLPRVVAVGGGRTIEAAGSLVGGIGVSGAPGGDADDQCARAGLQAVAADLDF encoded by the coding sequence GTGAAGCGGCTCGCTGCCGCGCTGCTCGCGACCGCGGTGGGCGCGGCTTTCGCGCAAGGCACGTACGAGCAGAAGGCCATCACGCCGGAAGCCGCGCTCAAGGCCGCGCAGGCCGCGCTGGCGAGTTGCAGGGGCGCCGGATTCGCAGTCGCTGTCGCCGTGGCGGACCGTGCCGGCGTGCCGATCGTCCTGCTTCGCGACCGTTTCGCGGGCCCGCACACCGCCGACACCGCGGTGAACAAGGCATGGACCGCCGCGAGCTTCCGCATGGACACGCTCGCCCTGGCGCGCGAGACCCAGGCCGGGCAGCCCTCGTCGGGCATCCGCCAACTGCCGCGTGTCGTCGCCGTCGGCGGCGGGCGCACGATCGAAGCGGCCGGTTCGCTGGTCGGCGGCATCGGTGTCTCGGGCGCTCCCGGCGGCGATGCCGACGACCAGTGCGCGCGTGCGGGGCTTCAGGCCGTCGCGGCCGATCTCGACTTCTAG
- the soxA gene encoding sulfur oxidation c-type cytochrome SoxA, producing MTPTRIAALAAAAALAVGAAHAQAQKSATQSIEEYRAMLADGNPAELFEAKGEALWKQKRGPKNASLEQCDLGKGAGVVKGAFVELPRFFADTGKVQDLESRLVTCMATLQGFDAGAIAKTAFGKGEQANVTALATWVAAESKGLPFNLPQSHPQEKVAYEVGKRIFFLRGGTHDFACASCHGDDGKRIRLQDLPNLTKNPGDGVGFAAWPAYRVSNGQMWSMQLRLNDCFRQQRFPYPEFGSDALAALSTYLGVNAKGAKSAAPTIKR from the coding sequence ATGACACCCACCCGAATCGCCGCCCTCGCGGCCGCCGCCGCCCTGGCCGTGGGCGCGGCCCACGCGCAGGCGCAGAAGTCCGCCACCCAGTCGATCGAGGAGTACCGCGCCATGCTGGCCGACGGCAACCCCGCCGAGCTGTTCGAGGCCAAGGGCGAGGCGCTCTGGAAGCAGAAGCGCGGCCCGAAGAACGCGTCGCTGGAGCAGTGCGACCTCGGCAAGGGGGCGGGCGTGGTCAAGGGCGCGTTCGTGGAGCTGCCGCGCTTCTTCGCCGACACGGGCAAGGTGCAGGACCTTGAGAGCCGGCTGGTCACGTGCATGGCGACGCTGCAGGGCTTCGACGCCGGCGCCATCGCCAAGACGGCTTTCGGCAAGGGCGAGCAGGCCAACGTGACCGCGCTGGCGACCTGGGTCGCGGCCGAGTCCAAGGGGCTGCCGTTCAACCTGCCGCAGTCGCACCCGCAGGAGAAGGTCGCCTACGAGGTCGGCAAGCGCATCTTCTTCCTGCGCGGGGGCACGCACGACTTCGCATGCGCCTCGTGCCACGGCGACGACGGCAAGCGCATCCGCCTGCAGGACCTGCCGAACCTCACGAAGAACCCCGGCGACGGCGTCGGCTTCGCGGCCTGGCCGGCCTACCGCGTCTCCAACGGCCAGATGTGGAGCATGCAGCTGCGCCTGAACGACTGCTTCCGGCAGCAGCGGTTCCCGTATCCCGAGTTCGGCAGCGACGCGCTCGCGGCGCTGTCCACCTATCTCGGCGTGAACGCCAAGGGCGCGAAGTCCGCGGCGCCGACCATCAAGCGCTGA
- a CDS encoding LysR family transcriptional regulator: MSQEPRAPSRARSAIAEISARNLLDSRRLFYFFHVARLGSLSTAEAVLGVVQSAISRQLQQLEADVGEQLLLRTGRGVTLTPAGELLFAQAEAILLEMSATVEKLDQLKRRPASGTITIASPPAFSNVYMPEVVQRFVTTFPDVHLVAYEASTGQVYDFLASGQVDLAIVLHESSSHKLAMQKLVVEPLMVVVGASHPVARSRSVVREKLTELELILPVASHGSRALVETYCEEGGIHLDPRLRLDSLGMTKAVLRNGRFATILPLVACADEVASGELVAIPLAPALKRTVYLASLRDRPQTPHMKAMSREIANVVRSKIRGDR; encoded by the coding sequence ATGTCCCAAGAACCCAGAGCGCCGTCCCGCGCCCGCAGCGCGATCGCCGAGATCTCGGCGCGCAACCTGCTCGACTCGCGCCGCCTGTTCTACTTCTTCCACGTCGCGCGGCTCGGCAGCCTCAGCACGGCCGAGGCCGTGCTGGGCGTCGTGCAATCGGCGATCAGCCGCCAGCTGCAGCAGCTCGAGGCGGACGTGGGCGAGCAGCTGCTGCTGCGGACCGGACGCGGCGTCACGCTGACGCCCGCGGGCGAGCTGCTGTTCGCGCAGGCCGAGGCCATCCTGCTGGAGATGTCGGCGACGGTGGAGAAGCTCGACCAGCTCAAGCGCCGGCCGGCATCCGGCACCATCACCATCGCGTCGCCGCCCGCGTTCTCCAACGTCTACATGCCCGAGGTGGTGCAGCGCTTCGTGACGACATTCCCCGACGTGCACCTGGTCGCGTACGAGGCGTCCACGGGGCAGGTGTACGACTTCCTCGCCTCGGGGCAGGTCGACCTGGCGATCGTGCTGCACGAGTCCAGCTCGCACAAGCTGGCGATGCAGAAGCTGGTCGTCGAGCCGCTGATGGTGGTGGTCGGTGCATCGCACCCCGTCGCCCGCAGCAGGAGCGTCGTGCGCGAGAAGCTGACCGAGCTGGAACTGATCCTGCCCGTGGCCAGCCACGGCTCGCGCGCGCTCGTCGAAACGTATTGCGAGGAAGGCGGCATCCACCTCGACCCGAGGCTGCGGCTGGACAGCCTCGGGATGACCAAGGCCGTGCTGCGCAATGGCCGCTTCGCCACCATCCTGCCGCTGGTGGCCTGCGCCGACGAGGTGGCGTCGGGCGAGCTCGTGGCGATCCCGCTGGCGCCGGCGCTCAAGCGCACCGTCTACCTGGCCAGCCTGCGCGACCGGCCCCAGACCCCGCACATGAAGGCCATGTCGCGCGAGATCGCCAACGTCGTGCGCTCGAAGATCCGCGGGGATCGCTGA
- the soxB gene encoding thiosulfohydrolase SoxB: protein MQLSKREFLQVLGAAGVAGMGLGRWADADAATAGESLYDVPRFGNVSLLHMTDCHAQLLPVYFREPSVNLGIGSMSGQPPHLVGEALLKAANVPRGSAPAYALTYLDFEAAARRFGKVGGFAHLATLVQRLKATRPGALLLDGGDTWQGSATALWTKGQDMVDAAKLLGVDVMTGHWEFTLGMDRVKEVVDKDFAGKVDFIAQNVKTADFGDPVFPPYVIRQINGVPTAIIGQAFPYTPIANPRYFVADWTFGIQEDNLQKMVDEVRGKGAQAVVLLSHNGMDVDLKLASRVRGIDAILGGHTHDGMPVASIVRNAGGQTVVTNAGSNGKFLGVLDLDVRGGKVQDFRYKLLPVLSDLLPADAPMQALIDRVRAPYAAKLAEQLAVTEGTLYRRGNFNGTGDQLILDALMDVQGAEIAFSPGFRWGTSLLAGQPITREWLMDMTATTYSFATVTQMTGENLKTVLEDVCDNLFNADPYYQQGGDMVRVGGMQYTCDPRAAMGSRIRDMRLGGKPIEASRVYKVAGWAPVAEEARTAQGAKPVWDVVETWLQARGGKVTARQPNVPKLVGVLPNPGVAA, encoded by the coding sequence ATGCAACTGAGCAAGCGCGAATTCCTCCAGGTGCTCGGCGCCGCCGGCGTGGCGGGCATGGGCCTGGGCCGCTGGGCCGATGCGGACGCCGCCACCGCGGGCGAGTCGCTCTACGACGTGCCGCGATTCGGCAACGTGTCGCTGCTGCACATGACCGACTGCCACGCGCAGTTGCTGCCGGTCTACTTCCGCGAGCCGAGCGTCAACCTCGGCATCGGCAGCATGAGCGGCCAGCCGCCGCATCTCGTCGGCGAGGCGCTGCTGAAGGCGGCCAACGTGCCGCGCGGCAGCGCGCCGGCGTACGCGCTGACGTACCTGGACTTCGAGGCTGCCGCGCGCCGCTTCGGCAAGGTGGGCGGCTTCGCGCACCTGGCCACGCTGGTGCAGCGGCTGAAGGCGACGCGGCCCGGCGCGCTGCTGCTCGATGGCGGCGACACCTGGCAGGGGTCCGCCACCGCGCTGTGGACCAAGGGCCAGGACATGGTCGACGCAGCCAAGCTCCTCGGCGTGGACGTGATGACGGGCCACTGGGAGTTCACGCTCGGCATGGACCGCGTCAAGGAAGTCGTCGACAAGGACTTCGCGGGCAAGGTCGACTTCATCGCGCAGAACGTGAAGACCGCGGACTTCGGTGACCCCGTGTTCCCGCCTTACGTCATCCGCCAGATCAACGGCGTCCCCACCGCCATCATCGGGCAGGCGTTCCCGTACACGCCGATCGCCAACCCGCGTTACTTCGTGGCCGACTGGACCTTCGGCATCCAGGAAGACAACCTGCAGAAGATGGTCGACGAGGTGCGCGGCAAGGGCGCGCAGGCGGTCGTGCTGCTGAGCCACAACGGCATGGACGTCGACCTGAAGCTGGCCAGCCGCGTGCGCGGCATCGACGCCATCCTCGGCGGCCACACCCACGACGGCATGCCGGTGGCGAGCATCGTGCGCAACGCGGGCGGCCAGACCGTCGTGACCAACGCCGGCTCCAACGGCAAGTTCCTCGGCGTCCTCGACCTCGACGTGCGCGGCGGCAAGGTGCAGGACTTCCGCTACAAGCTGCTGCCCGTGCTGTCGGACCTGCTGCCCGCCGATGCGCCGATGCAGGCACTCATCGACCGCGTGCGCGCGCCGTATGCGGCAAAGCTCGCCGAGCAGCTCGCGGTCACCGAAGGCACGCTCTACCGTCGCGGCAACTTCAACGGCACCGGCGACCAGCTGATCCTCGACGCGCTGATGGACGTGCAGGGCGCCGAGATCGCGTTCTCGCCCGGCTTCCGCTGGGGCACGTCGCTGCTCGCCGGCCAGCCGATCACGCGCGAGTGGCTGATGGACATGACGGCGACGACGTACTCGTTCGCCACCGTCACGCAGATGACCGGCGAGAACCTCAAGACGGTGCTCGAGGACGTCTGCGACAACCTGTTCAACGCCGATCCGTACTACCAGCAGGGCGGCGACATGGTCCGCGTCGGCGGCATGCAGTACACCTGCGACCCGCGCGCGGCGATGGGCAGCCGCATCCGCGACATGCGCCTGGGCGGCAAGCCCATCGAGGCGTCGCGCGTGTACAAGGTCGCCGGCTGGGCGCCGGTCGCTGAGGAAGCGCGCACGGCGCAGGGCGCGAAGCCGGTGTGGGACGTCGTCGAGACCTGGCTCCAGGCCAGGGGCGGCAAGGTCACGGCCCGCCAACCGAACGTGCCCAAGCTCGTCGGCGTGCTGCCGAACCCGGGAGTGGCGGCGTGA
- a CDS encoding amidohydrolase family protein, translating to MDLSTPESAARLQAPAAKKQSLQDYFVVSADSHVNEPHDLWLKRIDAQFRDRVPRVQVDEKGRKWFVVEGFRKSMIREAPRDEQVSVDEFRERSEAAGKRLELDRTKGAMFQQRGNPSADRYEDMDYDGIDAEILFPNKGLTNWSSPDSALHVAMCRVYNDWVHEVFGGSTRSFPTACVAPADIPACVAEIERVAKLGFHSVTMPPLVAGKGYNLPDYDPVWAALQETGMPVCFHAGTGKDPRTASGDGGAIINYVVHAMNTVLEPTVQLCASGVFDRFPGLNFATIEAGVGWVPYALWAMDHGFEKHAFWVSPKLKNKPSEYFKRHGHASFQDDPIGIETRAWSGIDSILWGNDYPHIEGTWPYSEQVTSRLTNGLTREEKAKIVGLNAARLFRIDVPADKRLPA from the coding sequence ATGGACCTGAGCACCCCCGAATCCGCCGCGCGCCTGCAGGCGCCTGCCGCCAAGAAGCAGTCGCTGCAGGACTACTTCGTCGTGTCCGCCGACAGCCACGTCAATGAGCCGCACGACCTGTGGCTCAAGCGCATCGACGCGCAGTTCCGCGACCGCGTCCCGCGCGTGCAGGTGGACGAGAAGGGCCGCAAGTGGTTCGTGGTGGAGGGCTTCCGCAAGTCCATGATCCGCGAGGCCCCGCGCGACGAGCAGGTGAGCGTCGACGAGTTCCGCGAGCGCAGCGAGGCCGCCGGCAAGCGGCTGGAGCTGGACCGCACCAAGGGCGCCATGTTCCAGCAGCGCGGCAACCCCTCGGCGGACCGCTACGAGGACATGGACTACGACGGCATCGACGCCGAGATCCTGTTCCCCAACAAGGGGCTCACCAACTGGTCGTCACCCGACTCCGCGCTGCACGTGGCCATGTGCCGCGTGTACAACGACTGGGTGCACGAGGTGTTCGGCGGCTCCACGCGCAGCTTCCCGACCGCGTGCGTGGCGCCCGCGGACATCCCTGCGTGCGTCGCCGAGATCGAGCGCGTGGCCAAGCTGGGCTTCCACTCGGTCACCATGCCGCCCCTGGTCGCCGGCAAGGGCTACAACCTGCCCGACTACGACCCGGTGTGGGCCGCGTTGCAGGAGACGGGCATGCCGGTGTGCTTCCACGCCGGCACGGGCAAGGACCCGCGCACGGCCAGCGGTGACGGCGGCGCGATCATCAACTACGTGGTCCACGCGATGAACACGGTGCTCGAGCCCACGGTGCAGCTGTGCGCTTCCGGCGTGTTCGACCGCTTTCCCGGCCTGAACTTCGCCACCATCGAGGCTGGCGTGGGCTGGGTGCCGTACGCGCTGTGGGCGATGGACCATGGCTTCGAGAAGCACGCGTTCTGGGTCTCGCCCAAGCTGAAGAACAAGCCGAGCGAGTACTTCAAGCGCCACGGCCACGCCAGCTTCCAGGATGACCCGATCGGCATCGAGACGCGCGCCTGGAGCGGCATCGACAGCATCCTGTGGGGCAACGACTATCCCCACATCGAGGGCACCTGGCCCTACTCGGAGCAGGTCACGTCGCGGCTCACCAACGGCCTGACGCGCGAGGAGAAGGCCAAGATCGTCGGGCTGAACGCGGCGCGGCTGTTCCGCATCGACGTGCCGGCGGACAAGCGCCTGCCCGCGTGA
- a CDS encoding Bug family tripartite tricarboxylate transporter substrate binding protein — MLHLPALRRRDLLVAGGLATLFGRTALAQATPRFLVAAAAGGATDLLTRVFAQWLGEEWGRPCVVENRPGAGGLIATQALQKAPADGNTLMLAALSHVANLGMMESAQYDPVKDFTPIAKLLNFASVLVVNPAVPARTMKEFIAYAKANPGKLNWGLGATGTSQHLAGVMLAREAGIQYATIPYKGGGPAMNDLLAGQVHFMIESIPTARPHIQSGKIRALGVTGGQRSTGLPDVPTIAEAALPGFDVQTWFALMGPAGLPADFVQSTYQHLQTIMARPVVREKLLSLGAQPELQNPAQTKAFIEAEARRWLPIIKEAGIKV; from the coding sequence ATGCTTCACCTTCCCGCCCTGCGCCGCCGCGACCTGCTGGTCGCCGGTGGCCTCGCAACGCTGTTCGGCCGCACCGCGCTGGCCCAGGCCACGCCGCGGTTCCTGGTCGCGGCGGCCGCCGGTGGCGCCACCGACCTGTTGACGCGCGTCTTCGCCCAGTGGCTGGGCGAGGAATGGGGGCGCCCCTGCGTGGTGGAGAACCGCCCGGGCGCGGGCGGCCTGATCGCCACGCAGGCCTTGCAGAAGGCACCTGCGGACGGCAACACGCTGATGCTGGCCGCCCTGAGCCACGTCGCGAACCTGGGCATGATGGAAAGCGCCCAGTACGACCCCGTGAAGGACTTCACGCCGATCGCCAAGCTGCTGAACTTCGCGTCCGTGCTGGTGGTGAATCCGGCCGTCCCGGCGCGCACCATGAAGGAGTTCATCGCCTACGCCAAGGCCAACCCGGGCAAGCTCAATTGGGGGCTCGGCGCCACCGGCACCTCGCAGCACCTGGCTGGCGTCATGCTGGCGCGCGAGGCAGGCATCCAGTACGCGACCATCCCCTACAAGGGCGGCGGCCCCGCGATGAACGACCTGCTCGCGGGCCAGGTCCATTTCATGATCGAGAGCATTCCCACCGCGCGCCCCCACATCCAGTCCGGCAAGATCCGCGCGCTGGGCGTGACGGGCGGTCAGCGCTCCACGGGCCTGCCGGACGTGCCGACGATCGCGGAAGCGGCCCTCCCCGGTTTCGACGTGCAGACCTGGTTCGCGCTGATGGGGCCCGCGGGCTTGCCGGCGGATTTCGTGCAGTCCACGTACCAGCACCTGCAGACCATCATGGCGCGGCCCGTCGTGCGCGAGAAGCTGCTGTCGCTGGGTGCGCAGCCGGAACTGCAGAATCCGGCGCAGACCAAGGCGTTCATCGAAGCGGAAGCCAGGCGCTGGCTGCCCATCATCAAGGAGGCGGGGATCAAGGTCTAA
- the soxX gene encoding sulfur oxidation c-type cytochrome SoxX yields MNKHTTKKLALAAGALVAAAAVVGCASMGGAMPASAELDKIAGDMVRAGFREQAGVKVERATDIDETLRACNAADVAGKPLPAAQATAIEQANLKTIKWPADGKFLGDWKEGEKIAQSGRGLTWTDNAKQANGGNCYNCHQITKEEISFGTIGPSLYHYGKLRGVANPASPESKAIVEYTWGKLWNAKAYNACSNMPRVGHSGILDEQQIRHVMALLLDPQSPVNK; encoded by the coding sequence ATGAACAAGCACACGACGAAGAAGCTGGCGCTCGCAGCGGGCGCCCTGGTGGCCGCCGCGGCGGTGGTGGGTTGCGCAAGCATGGGCGGCGCGATGCCCGCGTCCGCCGAGCTGGACAAGATCGCCGGCGACATGGTGCGCGCGGGCTTTCGCGAGCAGGCCGGTGTGAAGGTCGAGCGCGCCACGGACATCGACGAGACGCTGCGCGCCTGCAATGCCGCCGACGTCGCCGGCAAGCCGCTGCCTGCGGCGCAGGCCACCGCCATCGAGCAAGCGAACCTGAAGACGATCAAGTGGCCGGCCGACGGCAAGTTCCTCGGCGACTGGAAGGAAGGCGAGAAGATCGCCCAGAGCGGCCGCGGCCTCACGTGGACCGACAACGCCAAGCAGGCCAACGGCGGCAACTGCTACAACTGCCACCAGATCACGAAGGAGGAGATCTCCTTCGGCACCATCGGGCCGAGCCTGTACCACTACGGCAAGCTGCGCGGCGTCGCCAACCCGGCCAGCCCGGAGTCGAAGGCGATCGTGGAATACACGTGGGGCAAGCTCTGGAACGCGAAGGCCTACAACGCCTGCTCGAACATGCCTCGCGTGGGCCACTCGGGCATCCTCGACGAGCAGCAGATCCGCCACGTGATGGCGCTGCTGCTCGACCCCCAATCCCCCGTGAACAAGTGA
- the soxY gene encoding thiosulfate oxidation carrier protein SoxY, which produces MTTRRDALKHSAVVAGLLAATGLFPTLARASWTKSAFDARSIADAVKAYGAGAAPAESKDVTLTAPDIAENGAVVPMGVATTLPNVKHLLLLVEKNPSALVAKFDVSDAVEANFLTRAKMGQSSDVYAVAITADGKALFAKKEVKVTLGGCGG; this is translated from the coding sequence ATGACCACCCGCCGAGACGCACTCAAGCACAGTGCCGTCGTGGCCGGCCTGCTGGCCGCCACGGGCCTGTTCCCCACCCTCGCACGCGCGTCGTGGACCAAGTCCGCCTTCGACGCCAGGAGCATCGCCGACGCGGTGAAGGCGTACGGCGCCGGCGCCGCGCCGGCCGAGAGCAAGGACGTCACGCTCACCGCGCCCGACATCGCCGAGAACGGCGCCGTCGTCCCGATGGGCGTCGCCACCACGCTGCCCAACGTGAAGCACCTGCTGCTGCTGGTGGAGAAGAACCCGAGCGCGCTGGTCGCCAAGTTCGACGTCAGCGACGCGGTGGAGGCGAACTTCCTCACGCGGGCCAAGATGGGCCAGTCGTCGGACGTGTACGCCGTCGCCATCACCGCGGACGGCAAGGCGCTGTTCGCGAAGAAGGAAGTCAAGGTCACCCTCGGCGGCTGCGGCGGCTGA
- the soxZ gene encoding thiosulfate oxidation carrier complex protein SoxZ, whose amino-acid sequence MADPMRIRAQAQGDKALVRVLMSHEMETGQRKDAAGKVIPAWHITEVAAALNGKPVLAAEWGPAVAKNPFLQFTLKGAKAGDKVAITWKDNHGDTRTDEATIS is encoded by the coding sequence ATGGCAGATCCGATGCGCATCCGCGCCCAGGCCCAGGGCGACAAGGCCCTCGTGCGGGTCCTCATGAGCCACGAGATGGAGACCGGCCAGCGCAAGGACGCTGCCGGCAAGGTCATCCCTGCCTGGCACATCACCGAAGTGGCGGCGGCCCTCAACGGCAAGCCGGTGCTGGCGGCCGAATGGGGCCCCGCGGTGGCGAAGAACCCGTTCCTGCAATTCACGCTCAAGGGCGCGAAGGCGGGCGACAAGGTGGCGATCACGTGGAAGGACAACCACGGCGACACGCGCACCGACGAAGCGACCATCAGCTGA
- a CDS encoding c-type cytochrome, giving the protein MSRWAEALLAVALAACTAPSFAQQAYAGIGRDATAAEVKAWDIDVRPDFQGLPKGSGSVEKGQQVWEDKCASCHGVFGESNSVFNPLVGGTSKDDIASGRVAALKRTDFPGRTTMMKVATVSTLWDYINRAMPWNAPKSLGVDEVYAVTAYLLNLSDVVPADFTLSDANIAQVQQRMPNRNGMTTAHAMWPGKGLAGAARPDVQGTRCMKDCAVDPKVTSLLPAFARNAHGNLAEQNRTVGAQRGVDTSGTAAAAPAKPTAEAAVAPPAVAGLLQKNNCTACHASNQRVLGPAWAEVAAKYPGKADYLAGKIKSGGAGVWGPTPMPPQALDDASLRQIAGWLAGAKP; this is encoded by the coding sequence ATGTCCAGGTGGGCTGAGGCGCTGCTCGCCGTGGCGCTCGCGGCCTGCACCGCGCCGTCGTTCGCGCAACAGGCCTATGCCGGCATTGGCCGCGACGCCACGGCGGCCGAGGTGAAGGCGTGGGACATCGACGTGCGCCCCGACTTCCAAGGCCTGCCCAAGGGGTCGGGCAGCGTCGAGAAGGGCCAGCAGGTCTGGGAAGACAAGTGCGCTTCGTGCCACGGCGTCTTCGGCGAGTCCAATTCCGTCTTCAACCCGCTGGTGGGCGGCACGTCCAAGGACGACATCGCCAGCGGCCGCGTGGCCGCGCTCAAGCGCACCGACTTCCCGGGCCGCACGACCATGATGAAGGTCGCGACCGTCTCCACGCTGTGGGACTACATCAACCGCGCGATGCCGTGGAACGCGCCCAAATCGCTCGGCGTCGACGAGGTGTACGCGGTGACGGCGTATCTCCTGAACCTGTCCGACGTGGTGCCCGCGGATTTCACGCTCTCCGACGCCAACATCGCGCAGGTGCAGCAGCGCATGCCCAACCGCAACGGCATGACCACGGCGCATGCGATGTGGCCGGGCAAGGGCTTGGCCGGCGCGGCGCGGCCGGACGTGCAGGGCACGCGGTGCATGAAGGACTGCGCGGTTGATCCCAAGGTCACGTCGTTGCTGCCCGCGTTCGCGCGCAACGCGCACGGCAACCTGGCGGAGCAGAACCGCACGGTGGGCGCGCAACGCGGCGTCGACACCAGCGGCACCGCCGCGGCCGCGCCGGCCAAGCCGACGGCCGAAGCGGCGGTCGCCCCGCCCGCGGTCGCCGGCCTGCTGCAGAAGAACAACTGCACCGCCTGCCACGCGAGCAACCAGCGCGTGCTGGGCCCCGCGTGGGCCGAGGTCGCTGCGAAGTACCCCGGCAAGGCCGACTACCTCGCCGGCAAGATCAAGTCCGGCGGCGCCGGGGTGTGGGGTCCCACGCCCATGCCGCCGCAGGCGCTCGACGACGCGTCGCTGCGCCAGATCGCCGGCTGGCTGGCCGGCGCCAAGCCGTGA